A genomic window from Deinococcus ruber includes:
- the tnpC gene encoding IS66 family transposase, producing the protein MTAERDRLVVEVQALKAQISADSSTSNVPPSHDKPWKPQSERVKSGRLSGAQPGHVGNTLEMSAQPDTVIVLPVTGQCACGHAWEDVPVQDLLARQVHDLPETQLQVTEYRAEVKICPHCTQRQQAAFPAAVAGQVQYGPHVHALTTYLNVVHFIPLARTAEIVGTLYGSAPSDGTILLNLNVASERLESFEAQVKVALLSEPVLYADETGSKVNGNLQWLHILTCASYTLYGHHRSRGYDALVAMGVLPEYRGVLMHDAWHTYLSLPMDHALCNAHLLRELRGLHEFFQQDWAGELRGALQLVYHQRKTKTLTADRIVAFKAHFDRLITAGLVSNPAQERAAGQRGRVKQSRARNVALRCQRYKREMLRFLDDDRLPFDNNLAEQGIRMMCAKRKISGGFRSALGGEVFCRIRSYVATLHKQGMNVWDGLVSVFAGNVLLPAFLS; encoded by the coding sequence ATGACAGCGGAGCGCGACCGCTTGGTGGTCGAGGTCCAGGCACTGAAGGCGCAGATCAGCGCAGATAGCAGCACCTCGAACGTGCCACCGAGTCACGACAAGCCTTGGAAACCCCAGAGTGAGCGTGTCAAAAGCGGGCGGCTGTCAGGAGCACAACCGGGTCACGTTGGGAACACGCTGGAAATGAGCGCCCAACCGGACACCGTGATCGTCCTGCCCGTCACGGGGCAGTGTGCGTGTGGGCATGCGTGGGAGGATGTCCCGGTACAGGACCTGTTGGCTCGGCAAGTCCACGACTTGCCAGAGACGCAGTTGCAGGTTACGGAATACCGGGCAGAGGTGAAGATCTGTCCGCACTGTACCCAGCGGCAGCAGGCGGCGTTCCCAGCAGCGGTGGCCGGCCAGGTGCAGTACGGCCCACACGTGCACGCCCTGACCACGTACCTGAATGTGGTGCATTTCATCCCGCTGGCACGCACGGCCGAAATTGTCGGCACGCTGTACGGCAGTGCGCCGAGTGATGGCACCATTCTGCTGAACCTCAATGTCGCGTCGGAGCGCCTCGAATCCTTCGAGGCGCAGGTCAAGGTAGCCTTGCTGAGCGAACCGGTGTTGTACGCCGATGAGACGGGCAGCAAGGTCAACGGGAACCTACAATGGTTGCACATCCTGACCTGTGCGTCGTACACGCTGTACGGGCATCATCGCAGCCGTGGGTATGATGCGTTGGTGGCGATGGGTGTGCTGCCCGAGTACCGGGGGGTATTGATGCACGACGCGTGGCACACGTATCTGTCACTGCCGATGGATCATGCGTTGTGCAACGCACATCTGCTGAGGGAACTCCGGGGGCTGCACGAGTTCTTCCAACAGGACTGGGCGGGTGAACTGCGCGGAGCGCTGCAGCTGGTCTATCACCAGCGCAAGACCAAGACGCTGACAGCTGATCGGATCGTGGCGTTCAAGGCCCACTTCGATCGCTTAATCACGGCTGGGTTGGTTTCCAACCCAGCACAAGAACGTGCGGCTGGGCAGCGTGGTCGAGTGAAGCAGAGCCGCGCGCGGAATGTGGCACTGCGATGTCAACGATACAAGCGGGAGATGCTGCGGTTTCTGGATGATGACCGACTGCCGTTTGACAACAACCTGGCTGAGCAGGGGATTCGGATGATGTGCGCCAAGCGGAAGATTTCTGGAGGCTTCCGATCGGCGCTGGGCGGTGAGGTGTTCTGCCGCATCCGGAGTTACGTGGCGACGCTGCACAAGCAGGGGATGAATGTGTGGGACGGATTGGTGAGCGTCTTCGCCGGCAATGTTCTTCTGCCAGCTTTCTTGTCTTGA
- a CDS encoding PIN domain-containing protein: MSNVSSVKALLDANVLYPATLRSLLIDLSLQGLYQAHWTDALQDEWIRNLLLHRPDLDPAKLQRTRVLMDRALDTARITDYEARMPQLQLPDPDDRHVLAAALHGGVDLIVTQNLRDFPTAVLEPLGLQALHPDRFVQNLLETDTTAVLEALRVGRARFRAPPLSVAELLGMLERQGLPMTVSRLREHADALE, from the coding sequence GTGTCCAACGTCTCCAGCGTGAAGGCGCTGCTTGATGCCAACGTGCTGTACCCGGCAACGTTGCGCAGTCTGCTGATTGATCTCAGCCTGCAAGGGCTCTATCAAGCCCACTGGACGGACGCGTTGCAGGACGAATGGATCCGCAATCTACTCCTGCATCGACCTGACCTGGACCCAGCCAAACTTCAGCGAACCCGTGTGTTGATGGATCGGGCGCTCGATACCGCTCGGATTACAGACTACGAAGCGCGGATGCCGCAGCTTCAGTTGCCCGATCCCGACGACCGACACGTGCTCGCCGCTGCACTTCATGGCGGCGTCGATCTGATCGTGACCCAGAACCTGCGCGACTTCCCGACCGCAGTGCTGGAGCCGTTGGGTCTACAAGCCCTCCACCCGGATCGATTCGTCCAGAATTTACTGGAGACGGACACCACGGCGGTACTGGAAGCGCTGCGGGTTGGACGCGCTCGGTTCCGGGCCCCGCCACTCTCGGTCGCTGAGTTGCTAGGAATGCTCGAACGTCAGGGGCTGCCGATGACCGTGTCACGCCTTCGAGAGCACGCGGACGCGTTGGAATAG
- a CDS encoding helix-turn-helix domain-containing protein, translating into MTHANIIHMPSDQERAQAQAILEQVIQGVTLQELPEHLNGLVQRLLSEVAQGHAVQIVPIHAELGTQEAAELLGVSRPHFVKLLDEGQLPSWKVGTHRRVKLQELLVYRERRNADRQQALQELVDLDQELGLL; encoded by the coding sequence ATGACGCACGCTAACATTATTCATATGCCGAGTGACCAAGAGCGTGCTCAAGCGCAGGCGATCCTTGAGCAGGTCATTCAAGGCGTCACGCTCCAGGAATTGCCCGAACACCTCAACGGTCTCGTGCAGCGCCTGTTGAGCGAAGTCGCCCAGGGCCACGCCGTGCAGATCGTTCCGATCCACGCTGAACTCGGCACCCAGGAAGCGGCTGAGTTGCTGGGAGTCTCGCGTCCACACTTCGTCAAACTGCTCGACGAGGGTCAGCTCCCCTCATGGAAGGTCGGCACTCACCGCCGGGTCAAGCTTCAGGAACTGCTGGTCTACCGAGAACGCCGGAATGCGGATCGCCAGCAAGCCCTCCAAGAACTGGTAGATCTCGATCAAGAACTGGGACTCCTCTGA
- a CDS encoding AAA family ATPase: MAIKTFKVGNFKSIGKEQYLEFSKYNLIFGPNSAGKTSIMQALILLNSVINRADPDVMEPKWGIELGGFQNYVHLHKIESLVSLSATFEVTNRNRLNGQSRLIGISVKLGQIGIDSLGYSYNNVELLNIKHTETKTRAGGDYKVDSINFESIIFRTTFTSYVNLLKEILPKYSEEQIIEILGDLVKYTLEANEIDPNEIIISATNSPSTSTGFSANGLAPWEVQVETKPRASLRRVYFNRIFKYGNFFKSSIMPDGRAFYEKIESLDSDRLTLLRRASTSQRQIAQIIDNDDALLDEIYLYSEVIDLGMEFSDFIVSSLVFLHRHCIIETRNSSHIGPVRWHPSRRLYESELRRSNSPEIRNWLSLFTGGSRISQLNSILSSLDLNYEIQVKNVFLENNKYSDEGIYYDRVLELNDKKSKINVAYRDVGTGLSQVVPVLVGLLSYHRILSMEQPELHLHPALQSKLADIILSPRGTTSDRQTIFIETHSEHIILRFQRRVREGFLSNEEDNVDSKDIKVFFALPTENGLQILDLEIGDDGEFIDPWPGGFFEERLGEIL; encoded by the coding sequence ATGGCCATAAAAACATTTAAGGTAGGAAATTTTAAATCAATAGGCAAGGAGCAATATTTAGAGTTCTCAAAATATAACCTTATATTTGGCCCTAATAGTGCAGGGAAGACGTCTATCATGCAAGCTCTGATATTACTGAATAGTGTAATTAATAGGGCTGATCCAGATGTAATGGAACCGAAGTGGGGCATAGAACTCGGAGGATTTCAAAATTATGTACATCTTCATAAAATTGAGAGTTTAGTATCCTTATCCGCAACGTTCGAGGTCACAAACCGCAACAGGCTTAACGGTCAGTCGCGCCTTATAGGTATATCCGTTAAATTGGGTCAAATAGGTATAGATTCTCTTGGTTACTCTTATAATAACGTAGAACTTTTAAATATCAAGCATACTGAGACCAAGACTAGGGCAGGAGGAGATTATAAAGTAGACAGTATAAACTTTGAATCCATTATCTTCAGGACAACTTTTACTTCTTATGTTAATCTTCTTAAAGAGATATTGCCTAAATATAGCGAAGAACAGATTATTGAAATATTAGGTGATCTTGTCAAGTATACTTTAGAGGCAAACGAAATCGACCCGAATGAAATTATTATTTCAGCGACAAACTCACCATCAACCTCAACGGGGTTCTCCGCTAATGGGTTAGCTCCATGGGAAGTTCAGGTCGAGACCAAGCCAAGAGCTTCTCTGCGACGCGTTTACTTTAATCGTATATTTAAATACGGTAACTTTTTTAAAAGCTCTATTATGCCTGATGGACGTGCATTTTATGAAAAGATAGAAAGTTTAGATAGTGATAGACTTACCTTACTAAGAAGGGCGTCCACCAGTCAAAGGCAGATAGCGCAAATTATAGATAACGATGACGCTCTTTTAGACGAGATCTATTTGTACTCGGAAGTAATAGACTTAGGCATGGAATTTTCAGACTTTATAGTTTCCTCTCTTGTTTTCTTGCATCGGCATTGTATTATAGAAACAAGAAACTCTTCTCACATAGGTCCAGTTAGATGGCATCCAAGCAGAAGATTATATGAAAGTGAGTTAAGAAGATCAAATTCACCAGAAATAAGAAATTGGCTATCCTTGTTTACAGGAGGATCAAGAATATCTCAGCTTAACTCTATACTGAGCTCACTAGATTTGAATTACGAGATACAAGTTAAAAATGTTTTTCTCGAAAATAATAAATATAGTGATGAGGGGATATATTACGATAGAGTTCTCGAACTAAACGACAAAAAGTCTAAAATAAATGTAGCTTATAGGGACGTAGGGACTGGTCTGAGTCAAGTTGTTCCAGTCTTAGTTGGTCTACTTTCTTATCACAGAATACTATCTATGGAGCAACCCGAACTCCATTTGCATCCAGCCCTTCAATCTAAGCTCGCAGACATTATTCTTTCTCCCCGTGGAACGACATCCGACCGTCAAACCATCTTTATAGAGACACATAGCGAGCATATAATTTTACGTTTCCAAAGGAGAGTTAGAGAGGGCTTCTTAAGCAACGAGGAGGATAACGTAGATTCAAAGGATATAAAGGTATTTTTTGCTCTTCCTACAGAAAATGGCCTGCAGATTTTAGATCTAGAAATCGGAGATGATGGAGAATTTATAGATCCTTGGCCAGGAGGGTTCTTTGAAGAGAGATTAGGGGAAATTCTGTAA
- a CDS encoding recombinase family protein gives MQIGYLRVSKGDHSQTTAPQKSALQAAGCERFFEDHMTGARWDRPQLLRALDQLRPDDIFVVWKLDRLSRSLKDLLHLMEQIEGKGAGFRSLTEAIDTTTPAGRMMMQMVGAFAEFEREIIRERTRAGLASARLEGRIGGRPHKLSSKQREELIRAVQEGRYSRAEAARLWNVHPSTVTRLLMLAEPLPARM, from the coding sequence ATGCAGATCGGCTACCTCCGCGTCAGCAAAGGCGATCACTCCCAAACCACTGCACCGCAAAAGAGTGCGTTGCAGGCAGCCGGCTGCGAGCGTTTCTTCGAAGACCACATGACGGGCGCGCGGTGGGATCGCCCGCAGCTGCTCCGCGCGCTCGATCAGCTTCGGCCCGACGACATCTTCGTTGTCTGGAAACTCGATCGCCTCAGCCGCTCACTCAAAGACTTGTTGCATCTGATGGAACAGATCGAAGGCAAAGGCGCGGGGTTCCGCTCGTTGACCGAAGCCATCGATACCACGACGCCTGCCGGGCGGATGATGATGCAGATGGTCGGCGCATTCGCAGAGTTCGAACGCGAGATCATCCGCGAGCGAACACGGGCGGGCCTCGCAAGTGCCCGACTCGAAGGACGCATCGGCGGACGTCCTCATAAGTTGAGTAGCAAGCAGCGAGAGGAACTCATCCGTGCGGTGCAGGAAGGACGCTACAGCCGGGCAGAAGCCGCTCGGCTGTGGAACGTCCATCCTTCTACCGTCACGCGGTTACTAATGCTGGCTGAGCCGCTGCCTGCTCGAATGTGA
- a CDS encoding PKD domain-containing protein, whose translation MNTVNVSPGGSYGFTYRSAGQYYDLPVNNNISNYKTFDSAGNIVKDAQGQDVVNPGNVWLYPQLNGQTVRLPRKQTVKLEFFLNGTVTYRKESIYASYQDPSTNTVKQGWVVVNMPLQTGYLKITAQQYSLSGTSGVIATNGTPILASFTLRGFDSSADTNASFLWRKELWYRTPQSVSTSTVPQPQALFDWLDTRSDTVSGWKVYNQGLGRASVSSTGTISTVTDQQGLADWNLGIPSSTNANNCISKTIQVNADQQTFGFATGVSTVPPVVNTPTISLSNPVSSIGSSTHFSVDTSDADVQSVQWTFSDGSTASGGDVDHTFVLPGLYTANVTVTTSTGQTVQASQQVAVLKAMKDIPVTRSLSNSMTATFDAGDALPGFDYTWTFGDGTSGSGSRTTHTYPQIGTFDFYLSVRDTRVSSQAVGHNVQALSTNPDANLVFKGGSWITVWRKSPIARLSIQTPNSPLNVAAGNFPFTADFDASTSSDQNTPLPSQLTYSWNFGDGTVLTDAGPIQHHQYNVEGRFPLTLTVKNQFGLSDIYRSFVYSHDIRANIKINTAYRTTGIQSLSLNSDPVISPLLSTQSTISTYIDYFPYVLHKSYTFLNGNAYSLSSTGSRVTSFCGSIEAYSNGGPALPSSKYQTDYSDPNATFCNGLGLALNAFKFSGDKPINELLVSNDRYLNAARASVFTGLVVPRVNISVYPDEFLPGDQASPILTESTYNNPTTGKTEWMINVRIRESEMQSDFASGAQLRFKVPVMAVDSKGNFMPTVNGRFDAVFAATNFASACGDCVMVDGRSSIAVTMPANQFTLTQPALDLSTISLGNDSADHCGSVNSNGIYGRYGISGCVLIGTSNVYPAGIASGPSTYQYPIGDPAKFFGHVVYGDTADSVRRFREYMSEGIYSDMKDMILNFVPFAGSSIGFMDAVKAYKAQGPSVGNVAMIVLAGGGFVADAFPLVGKTYEAFFKSVRASQAGAKGFAKALDGVVEDGSKGFGQIKTDLEDKLGSVNSEMNTCGKPCVDYVDYEAKFDFPANSDNLSLYTQMNQKLKDGKMDDIDTMSRLTLAEISVLCPANTQIGTLAVRTGPYVCMDTFVDFVKDYKSAQKRYNPKLSNDVDQAFRGQLQGHHALQQEWAVQCLKPSNYPNMIQSLAYDPDLAPVVMLETNKDAGFNGKSLGLPTEPKLPHSLISAAQVKRNTGKAGSGWCSSTLRDELALAVKDLSLANMKPADIKCALIFNYDMLIKLGLKLNQDFFAVAVDGDVTYEASQPTRDACYARVKVL comes from the coding sequence GTGAACACCGTCAACGTCTCTCCTGGCGGGAGTTACGGCTTCACGTATCGTTCTGCTGGGCAGTACTACGATCTTCCGGTCAACAACAATATTAGCAACTACAAGACCTTCGACAGTGCTGGGAATATCGTCAAGGATGCCCAGGGACAAGATGTGGTCAATCCCGGGAATGTTTGGCTCTATCCTCAACTCAATGGCCAGACTGTCCGGCTGCCTAGAAAGCAGACGGTCAAACTCGAATTCTTCCTGAACGGCACGGTCACGTACCGCAAGGAATCCATCTACGCCAGTTACCAGGACCCCAGCACCAATACCGTTAAGCAGGGCTGGGTGGTGGTGAATATGCCCCTTCAGACGGGGTATCTGAAAATCACCGCTCAGCAGTACTCGCTCAGCGGCACCTCGGGTGTGATCGCGACCAACGGTACACCGATTCTGGCATCGTTCACCTTGAGGGGTTTTGATAGTAGTGCCGACACCAATGCCAGCTTCCTGTGGCGCAAAGAACTGTGGTACCGCACCCCGCAGAGTGTCAGTACGTCTACCGTACCTCAGCCACAGGCGCTGTTCGACTGGCTGGATACCCGTTCCGATACGGTCTCTGGCTGGAAGGTCTACAACCAAGGTCTGGGTCGCGCCTCTGTCAGTTCTACTGGGACCATCAGCACCGTGACGGATCAGCAGGGCTTGGCGGATTGGAATCTAGGGATACCAAGCAGCACCAATGCGAACAACTGCATTAGCAAGACCATTCAGGTGAACGCGGATCAGCAGACCTTCGGGTTTGCTACAGGTGTTAGCACTGTCCCACCTGTCGTTAACACCCCTACGATCAGCCTTTCCAATCCAGTGAGCAGCATCGGAAGCAGTACGCATTTCAGCGTTGACACCTCCGATGCAGATGTACAGTCAGTTCAGTGGACATTTAGCGACGGCAGCACTGCTTCTGGTGGGGACGTCGATCACACCTTCGTTCTGCCTGGCCTTTATACCGCAAATGTCACGGTAACGACGAGCACTGGTCAAACGGTTCAAGCTAGTCAGCAAGTTGCGGTGCTAAAAGCGATGAAGGATATTCCTGTCACGCGCTCGCTAAGTAATAGCATGACTGCAACGTTTGACGCTGGAGATGCGTTGCCAGGCTTTGACTATACTTGGACATTCGGCGATGGAACGAGCGGGAGCGGTTCCCGTACCACACATACTTATCCGCAAATCGGCACTTTCGATTTTTATCTTAGTGTTCGGGATACAAGAGTCAGCTCTCAAGCCGTAGGGCACAATGTGCAGGCCCTTAGTACTAATCCTGATGCCAATCTGGTTTTTAAGGGAGGAAGCTGGATTACAGTTTGGCGGAAATCCCCAATCGCTCGGTTGAGTATTCAAACGCCAAATAGTCCCTTGAATGTCGCGGCAGGGAACTTTCCTTTCACTGCCGATTTCGATGCGTCTACAAGCAGCGACCAAAATACACCACTGCCCAGTCAACTTACTTATAGCTGGAACTTCGGTGACGGCACCGTATTGACGGATGCTGGTCCAATACAACATCATCAGTATAACGTTGAGGGGCGTTTCCCGCTGACTCTGACCGTTAAAAATCAATTTGGTCTCAGTGATATATACCGAAGCTTTGTCTACTCGCATGATATTCGCGCGAATATCAAAATCAATACTGCATATAGAACGACGGGAATTCAATCTCTTAGCTTAAACTCGGATCCGGTTATTAGCCCTTTATTGAGTACTCAGAGTACGATCTCTACGTATATAGATTATTTTCCGTACGTTTTGCACAAATCATATACTTTTCTCAACGGAAATGCCTACTCCTTGAGTTCTACAGGCAGCCGAGTCACGTCGTTTTGTGGAAGTATAGAGGCGTATTCCAACGGAGGACCAGCACTACCCAGTTCAAAATACCAAACTGATTATTCAGATCCCAATGCGACCTTCTGTAACGGCCTGGGACTTGCGCTCAACGCCTTTAAATTTAGTGGTGACAAACCTATTAATGAGCTATTGGTTAGTAATGACAGATATTTGAATGCTGCACGTGCTAGCGTTTTTACAGGACTTGTGGTTCCTCGAGTGAATATATCAGTCTATCCAGATGAGTTCCTTCCTGGCGATCAGGCTAGTCCTATATTGACGGAAAGTACCTACAATAATCCCACTACAGGGAAAACAGAGTGGATGATCAATGTTCGCATCCGCGAAAGCGAAATGCAGAGCGATTTCGCCTCAGGAGCTCAGCTTCGATTCAAGGTGCCTGTCATGGCGGTCGATAGCAAGGGCAATTTTATGCCGACGGTTAATGGTAGATTTGATGCTGTATTCGCTGCTACTAATTTCGCAAGTGCATGCGGTGATTGTGTCATGGTGGATGGGCGGAGTAGTATTGCTGTGACAATGCCAGCAAATCAATTCACTCTAACGCAACCTGCACTTGATCTCAGTACTATTTCGCTAGGTAATGATTCTGCAGACCATTGTGGTAGCGTAAACTCGAACGGCATCTATGGACGTTACGGCATAAGTGGTTGCGTACTGATTGGAACTAGCAATGTATATCCTGCGGGAATCGCTAGTGGTCCTTCGACATATCAATATCCTATTGGAGACCCTGCAAAGTTTTTCGGCCATGTTGTATACGGGGACACAGCTGATTCGGTTCGACGCTTCCGTGAATATATGAGTGAAGGTATTTATAGCGATATGAAGGATATGATTTTAAACTTTGTCCCATTCGCTGGCAGTAGCATTGGGTTTATGGATGCTGTAAAGGCGTATAAAGCTCAAGGACCAAGTGTAGGTAATGTGGCGATGATTGTTCTGGCTGGAGGAGGATTTGTAGCAGATGCTTTTCCTCTGGTAGGAAAAACGTACGAAGCATTTTTCAAGAGCGTAAGAGCAAGTCAAGCCGGTGCAAAGGGGTTCGCAAAAGCTCTAGATGGAGTTGTTGAGGATGGGAGTAAAGGCTTTGGACAGATAAAAACTGATCTTGAAGATAAGCTTGGATCTGTCAATAGCGAGATGAATACTTGTGGTAAACCCTGTGTAGACTACGTCGACTACGAGGCGAAGTTTGATTTTCCCGCCAATTCAGATAATCTCAGTCTTTATACACAGATGAATCAGAAACTGAAAGATGGCAAGATGGATGACATTGATACTATGTCGCGATTGACGCTAGCTGAAATTTCTGTCCTCTGTCCTGCGAACACACAGATCGGCACGCTCGCTGTTCGTACTGGCCCGTATGTTTGTATGGATACCTTTGTTGATTTTGTGAAAGACTACAAATCTGCTCAGAAGCGGTATAATCCTAAGCTATCCAATGATGTCGATCAAGCATTTAGAGGTCAACTTCAGGGACACCACGCCCTACAACAGGAATGGGCAGTTCAATGCTTGAAACCAAGCAACTATCCTAATATGATTCAATCATTAGCATACGATCCGGATCTCGCTCCGGTAGTTATGTTGGAAACGAACAAAGACGCTGGATTTAACGGCAAAAGCTTGGGACTTCCTACGGAGCCAAAGCTTCCTCACAGCCTTATCTCTGCAGCACAAGTAAAAAGAAACACCGGAAAGGCGGGGTCTGGGTGGTGCTCTTCTACACTCAGAGATGAGTTGGCTCTCGCGGTAAAAGACTTATCCCTAGCAAATATGAAGCCTGCAGATATCAAGTGCGCTTTGATTTTTAATTATGACATGTTGATCAAACTCGGCCTAAAACTGAACCAAGACTTTTTTGCTGTTGCTGTGGATGGGGATGTTACTTACGAGGCTTCACAGCCCACCAGAGATGCGTGTTACGCTAGGGTTAAGGTGCTCTAA
- a CDS encoding MBL fold metallo-hydrolase: MRDLSFIGLGGTDEVGASSYLYLLPGAKVLIDAGARPGQVGEAALPKLELLTEHPPTTMILTHAHLDHVGALPVVIRRFPTLFIYCTEATARLASLVLADTLKVSTEQGFPLFSPGEMKRTLERLRPLPYFEKVKEEGFSFTLFPSGHLLGAASVLMESGGRSVFHTGDVSNVSTPVVDAAWLPAAVTPVDAVVSESTYGNTLLPSRKEQVRTFITAIRDTLQGGGKVLIPSFALGRAQEITQILQTAMMTGLLPSAPIYLDGLTRRVTEAYEEMLPLLPEALQQRTRSSRQPPFLSGTVQLVQDARARERIIQSDQAAVVIASSGMLHAGASPQYARHWLPQPENALFVVGYQDAESPGRRLLELQQGGDVLLPDGKGGREPVAAYARVERFYLSAHADRGGLISMIARYAPGKLVLTHGEQAARANMAGYVNSKYDVSLPAAGEIIPLQDSGKRKGAFINNSPKKLEALKERHARTTVQVVYDPERHEVRLKLPTTLDKTLFGEGTYTLEVLRGKLSRIKLNQQESTGSEL, from the coding sequence ATGCGTGACCTGTCCTTCATCGGGTTGGGCGGGACGGACGAGGTTGGGGCCAGCAGCTATCTGTACTTGCTGCCGGGAGCAAAAGTATTGATTGACGCTGGCGCGCGCCCGGGCCAGGTGGGGGAGGCGGCTCTGCCGAAACTGGAGCTGCTCACAGAGCATCCACCCACCACCATGATCTTGACCCACGCCCACCTCGACCATGTCGGCGCGCTGCCGGTCGTCATCCGCCGCTTCCCAACGCTCTTCATCTACTGCACCGAAGCCACCGCCCGACTGGCGTCTCTAGTGCTGGCCGATACACTCAAAGTCAGCACCGAGCAAGGGTTCCCGCTATTCAGCCCTGGCGAGATGAAACGCACTCTCGAACGTCTGCGTCCCTTGCCGTATTTCGAGAAAGTCAAAGAGGAGGGCTTCTCCTTCACCCTCTTCCCCAGCGGTCATCTATTGGGTGCGGCCAGCGTACTGATGGAGAGTGGCGGCCGCTCGGTCTTCCATACCGGCGATGTCAGCAACGTCAGCACGCCAGTGGTCGACGCTGCCTGGCTGCCTGCTGCCGTGACGCCAGTCGATGCCGTGGTCTCTGAAAGCACCTACGGGAACACCTTGTTGCCGTCGCGCAAGGAACAGGTTCGTACGTTCATCACCGCCATCCGCGACACCTTGCAGGGCGGCGGCAAGGTGCTGATTCCCTCCTTCGCGTTGGGGCGTGCTCAGGAGATCACCCAGATTCTCCAGACCGCCATGATGACCGGTCTGCTACCGAGCGCACCCATCTATCTGGATGGTCTGACCCGCCGGGTGACTGAAGCGTATGAGGAGATGCTGCCACTGCTGCCAGAAGCGCTCCAACAGCGCACTCGCAGCAGTCGGCAGCCGCCATTCCTGAGCGGCACCGTGCAGCTGGTGCAGGATGCTCGCGCGCGCGAACGTATCATCCAGTCGGATCAGGCGGCGGTGGTGATCGCCTCGAGCGGCATGCTGCATGCTGGAGCCAGCCCACAATACGCCCGGCACTGGCTGCCACAACCGGAGAATGCCCTGTTCGTGGTGGGCTATCAGGACGCCGAGTCTCCAGGACGGCGGCTGCTCGAACTTCAACAGGGCGGCGATGTGTTGTTGCCGGACGGCAAGGGAGGGCGTGAACCGGTCGCGGCGTATGCCCGAGTGGAACGCTTCTACCTGTCGGCCCACGCGGATCGAGGCGGGCTGATCAGCATGATTGCCCGCTACGCCCCCGGCAAACTCGTGCTGACCCACGGCGAGCAGGCCGCTCGCGCCAATATGGCGGGGTACGTCAACAGCAAGTACGACGTCAGCCTTCCTGCCGCCGGTGAGATCATCCCCTTACAGGACAGCGGCAAGCGCAAGGGAGCCTTCATCAACAACAGCCCCAAGAAGTTGGAGGCACTGAAAGAGCGGCATGCTCGAACGACCGTACAGGTTGTCTATGATCCCGAGCGTCATGAAGTAAGGCTCAAACTGCCCACGACGTTGGATAAGACGCTGTTTGGAGAGGGAACGTACACTCTGGAAGTTCTACGGGGGAAGCTCAGCCGTATCAAACTCAACCAGCAGGAGTCAACTGGTAGTGAGCTGTAA